One genomic window of Arachis hypogaea cultivar Tifrunner chromosome 8, arahy.Tifrunner.gnm2.J5K5, whole genome shotgun sequence includes the following:
- the LOC112706421 gene encoding vacuolar protein sorting-associated protein 45 homolog, producing the protein MVLTSSARDYVNRMLQDISGMKVLILDSQTVSIVSVVYSQSELLQKEVFLVELVDSITKSKELMSHLKAVYFLRPTTENIQHLRRQLAAPRFGEYHLFFSNILKDTQIHILADSDEHEAVQQVQEFYADFVAVDPYHFTLHIPSSYIYMLPAVVDPSTLQRFCDRVVDGVAAVFLALKRRPVIRYQRTSDIAKRIAHETNKLMYQEESGLFDFRRTEVSPLLLVLDRRDDPVTPLLNQWTYQAMVHELIGIQDNKVDLKSIDKFSKDQEEVVLSSEQDSFFKANMYENFGDIGMNIKRLVDEFQQVSKSNQNIQTIEDMAKFVDNYPEYRKMHGNVSKHVTLVTEMSKIVQQRKLMTVSQTEQELACNGGQGAAFEAVTNLLNDDSISDVDRLRLVMLYALRYEKDSPVQLMQLFNKLASRSAKYKSGLVQFLLKQAGVDKRTGDLFGNRDLMNIARNMARGLKGVENVYTQHQPLLFQTMESIVKGRLRDVDYPFVGNHFQQGRPQEVIIFIVGGTTYEESRCVALQNASNPGIRFILGGSSVLNSKRFIRDLEEAQRVARSNTSIV; encoded by the exons ATGGTGCTCACGTCCTCTGCACGTGACTACGTCAACCGCATGCTGCAGGACATCTCCGGCATGAAGGTCCTAATCCTCGATTCCCAAACG GTGAGTATTGTGAGCGTTGTGTATTCACAGTCAGAGCTTCTTCAGAAGGAAGTGTTCTTGGTGGAGTTGGTGGATTCCATAACCAAGTCGAAGGAGCTTATGTCGCATCTCAAGGCCGTTTACTTCCTTCGCCCTACGACGGAGAACATCCAGCATTTGCGCCGCCAGCTCGCCGCTCCTAGATTTGGGGAGTATCACCTAT ttttctccaacatattgAAGGACACTCAGATTCACATACTTGCTGATTCAGATGAACATGAAGCTGTCCAGCAAGTTCAG GAGTTCTACGCAGACTTTGTTGCAGTTGATCCTTATCATTTCACTTTGCACATCCCTTCAAGTTATATTTATATGCTCCCAGCTGTGGTGGATCCTTCAACACTGCAACGCTTCTGTGATCGGGTTGTTGATGGTGTAGCAGCTGTCTTTTTGGCATTAAAACGGAGACCAGTTATTAGATATCAAAGGACGTCTGACATTGCCAAAAGAATAGCACACGAAACAAAT AAACTGATGTACCAAGAAGAAAGTGGTCTTTTTGATTTTAGGCGAACAGAAGTTTCACCACTGTTGTTGGTGCTTGATAGGAGAGATGATCCTGTAACCCCATTGCTCAATCAATGGACCTATCAG GCTATGGTTCATGAATTGATAGGaatccaagacaacaaggtgGACTTGAAATccattgataaattttcaaaggATCAAGAG GAGGTTGTGTTGTCGTCGGAACAAGATTCGTTTTTCAAAGCCAACATGTATGAGAATTTCGGAGATATAGGTATGAATATCAAGCGGCTGGTTGATGAATTTCAGCAAGTGTCAAAGAGCAACCAGAACATCCAAACGATAG AGGACATGGCCAAATTTGTTGACAATTATCCTGAGTACAGAAAAATGCATGGGAATGTGTCAAAGCATGTGACTTTGGTAACAGAAATGAGCAAGATAGTACAACAGCGAAAACTTATGACAGTTTCACAAACAGAACAGGAACTGGCTTGCAATGGAGGACAAGGGGCTGCGTTTGAG GCAGTGACAAATCTACTAAATGATGATAGCATATCAGATGTGGACCGGCTGCGTTTAGTCATGCTATATGCTTTGCGATATGAGAAGGATAGCCCTGTTCAGTTAATGCAGCTTTTCAACAAACTGGCTTCCCGATCTGCCAAGTATAAATCTGGG CTCGTCCAGTTTCTTTTAAAGCAAGCAGGTGTTGACAAGAGAACTGGTGATCTTTTTGGAAATCGAGATCTAATGAATATTGCCCGTAATATGGCCCGTGGGTTGAAG GGTGTTGAGAATGTGTATACCCAGCACCAACCCCTTCTTTTCCAAACCATGGAAAGCATCGTCAAAGGACGGCTGAGAGATGTGGACTACCCATTTGTTGGAAATCACTTTCAACAAGGAAG GCCACAGGAAGTAATCATCTTCATTGTTGGTGGAACAACTTATGAGGAGTCAAGATGTGTTGCTCTACAAAATGCCAGCAATCCTGGAATTCGGTTTATACTTGGTGGCTCTTCTGTTCTCAATTCTAAGAG GTTTATTAGGGACCTGGAAGAAGCTCAAAGGGTAGCTCGTTCGAACACCAGCATTGTTTGA
- the LOC112706419 gene encoding heptahelical transmembrane protein 4 — protein MIGGACEGLVSSPKMIYGEVIEPSKEKKGVLALWRRLKYQLVEYNSLPTYLRDNEYILGYYRSEWPLKQIFLSIFAIHNETLNVWTHLIGFFLFLFLTIYTAMKAPMVDLNSINLHEMMGKSDLNKIRLELLDCLPKLPNMPDLLKLKHELSASLYPLDFLGSGWNAMQVLSNCLPEQYSFNAMKGDMVSMEPITRWPFYAFLGGAMFCLLASSTCHLLSCHSQRLSYIMLRIDYAGIAALIATSFYPTVYYSFMCNPFFCYLYLGFITVMGIATIIFSLLPFFQKSEFRKYRATLFFLMGFSGIAPIMHKVIIHKHQPEALQTTSYEILMGVLYGLGALIYATRIPERWMPGKFDIAGHSHQIFHVLVVAGAYTHYLDGLVYLRWRDSQGC, from the exons ATGATAGGTGGTGCATGTGAAGGGTTGGTTTCTTCCCCTAAAATGATTTATGGAGAAGTAATAGAACCTTCAAAGGAAAAGAAGGGAGTGTTGGCACTATGGAGAAGATTAAAATATCAGCTTGTAGAATACAATTCACTGCCAACTTACTTAAGGGACAATGAATACATCTTGGGTTATTATAGATCAGAGTGGCCATTGAAACAGATTTTCCTTAGCATTTTCGCTATTCATAATGAGACACTTAACGTTTGGAC GCATTTGATTGGATTCTTCCTTTTCCTGTTTCTAACCATTTACACTGCCATGAAAGCTCCAATGGTTGATTTAAATTCCATAAACTTGCATGAGATGATGGGAAAATCTGATTTGAACAAGATTCGTCTAGAGCTTTTGGATTGCTTGCCAAAATTGCCTAATATGCCTGATCTCCTTAAACTCAAACATGAATTGAGTGCATCTCTCTATCCATTGGACTTCTTAGGATCAGGTTGGAATGCCATGCAAGTTCTCTCCAATTGTTTGCCTGAGCAGTATTCCTTT AATGCAATGAAAGGCGACATGGTATCGATGGAACCGATAACAAGGTGGCCATTCTATGCATTCTTAGGAGGGGCAATGTTCTGCTTGCTAGCAAGCAGCACATGCCACCTTCTTTCTTGCCACTCACAGCGCCTTTCTTACATCATGCTGAGGATCGACTATGCCGGCATTGCAGCACTTATTGCAACCTCATTCTACCCTACAGTCTACTACTCATTCATGTGCAACCCATTCTTCTGCTACCTGTACCTGGGATTCATAACAGTAATGGGCATAGCCACcattattttctctcttctcccATTCTTCCAGAAATCGGAGTTCAGGAAGTACCGTGCCACCCTCTTCTTCTTGATGGGGTTTTCAGGGATAGCACCAATAATGCACAAGGTGATAATCCACAAGCATCAACCAGAGGCATTGCAAACGACAAGCTATGAGATATTAATGGGAGTTCTTTATGGTTTGGGAGCTCTAATATACGCAACAAGAATACCAGAAAGGTGGATGCCAGGGAAGTTTGACATTGCTGGCCACAGTCACCAAATATTCCATGTATTGGTTGTGGCAGGAGCTTACACACACTATCTTGATGGCTTAGTTTACCTCAGATGGAGAGATTCCCAAGGCTGTTAG
- the LOC112706420 gene encoding uncharacterized protein, which produces MIKTFNPRQNPAKTIEILSRYRPIAPKPETDLSPKIKQSSYLRSLWAQLQARPTRTRKRGRPLPSFKRQKTHILGFCPAATCHLTPPPPPTPRLVTLSLLPCSSNSPSPSPPIGFNVAQKKNIPEEKDFLKQLQGGVVNASSVIAPQAVRAVGSCIKVGSISVSENGILVTKTAEQVEEEVESEALPAVITDSKNRVRMANSAYREMVGQPVCSWLQSVVTGATCTSRICGDVALHLCGSSKVPVSSNGFSCWVRIGWNNQGKKIEVNSFCDVNRLSCQSRDYLFSWRFHTINM; this is translated from the coding sequence atgatTAAGACCTTTAATCCTCGCCAAAATCCGGCGAAAACAATTGAGATCTTGTCAAGGTACAGGCCCATAGCACCAAAGCCCGAAACTGATCTTTCCCCAAAGATCAAGCAATCTTCTTACCTCAGAAGCCTCTGGGCTCAGCTCCAGGCCCGCCCCACCAGGACAAGAAAGAGAGGAAGACCACTCCCTTCTTTCAAGAGACAGAAAACTCACATCTTAGGATTTTGTCCCGCCGCCACATGCCACCtcactcctcctcctcctcccactCCAAGATTAGTGACACTTTCACTTCTTCCATGTTCTTCTaattctccttctccttcccctCCCATTGGTTTCAACGTGGCACAGAAGAAGAACATTCCAGAAGAGAAGGATTTTTTGAAGCAGTTGCAAGGAGGAGTAGTCAATGCGAGTAGCGTGATAGCGCCGCAGGCAGTTCGAGCAGTTGGATCATGCATAAAAGTGGGGTCCATATCCGTTAGCGAAAACGGAATTCTTGTTACGAAAACAGCAGAGCAAGTGGAGGAAGAGGTTGAGTCAGAGGCATTGCCAGCTGTCATAACAGACTCCAAGAACAGAGTGAGGATGGCTAACTCTGCCTACAGGGAGATGGTGGGTCAGCCCGTTTGTTCTTGGCTCCAGTCCGTGGTCACAGGAGCCACGTGCACCAGTAGGATCTGTGGTGACGTGGCGCTTCATCTTTGTGGTTCATCAAAGGTGCCTGTTTCGTCCAACGGATTCTCATGCTGGGTGAGGATCGGGTGGAACAATCAAGGGAAGAAGATTGAAGTCAATTCTTTCTGTGATGTTAACAGATTATCGTGCCAATCCAGGGACTATCTTTTCAGCTGGAGATTCCACACAATCAACATGTag